The nucleotide window CGGGGTCAGATCGATCATGATCACCCCCAGCTCATTCAGCTTGCGGCTGTTCTCGGCATGCACATAGGCAGAAGTGGCATCGAAGGCGATACGGATATCGTCTTCGATCACGTGCGGCAGCAGACCATCGACACCGTCAGAGGTGGTTTTAATGCCCATCTCCCGGGCGCGTTTGAGGCCATCGGATTCGGGATCGATCCCCACCATCCACACCGGCTCGATCCATTCGGACCGTTGCATCTTCATCAGCAAATCGGTGCCGATATTGCCCGGCCCGATAATCACTGCTTTAAGTTTCTTACTCATCGCTCACACCACCCACTAAATAATGCTAAGAACTAATTCAGACGAACTGCTTTTATAGATTTCATCAACCGAGTCACTTCGGTTTTCCAGCATTTTTCGCTGATTCAGACTGCCCTTATCGGTAATCTCCCCAAGCTCCAGATGAGGCAACTCATCCAACACCAGTAACTTGCACACTTTCTGGGAAGAGCCTTTAGAAGAGGATGACATCCGCTCAAGAGATGCTTGTAAAGCCGCTCTAACTTCGGCAACGGCAAACAGCTCATGACCACTCATCCGCCCTTCGGTATCACCCGCCAATTGACGCATTTTCGGCCCGGGAATCACCATCAGGCTCAGATAATCCTGGTTATGCCCTGCCACCACACCATCTGAAACCAGGTCGCCGAAGTTCTGGTACATCCGCGAACGGATTGAAGCCACACACACCCAGGTACCCGTACTGAGTTTGAAGTCTTCAGAAACACGCCCATCAAACAGAATGCCTTCCGATGGGTTTTCACTGTTTTTCAACTTGCCGGCATCACCGATGCAGTAGAAGCCCAGCTCATCAAAGGCTGCATGGGTGGCTTCAGGGTCATTGAGGTACTGTTCAAATACAATCGGACCTTTAATGCGCATCTCCAGCTTGGAGCCATTGGGTACAAAGCGAATCTGTACGCCGGGAAAAGGCACACCGATGTTGCCCGGCTTATCCAGTCGCCAATGAACATTAGTAATCGCGGGAGCCGTTTCAGTCGCGCCCCACTCAGTGGTGAAGAACACATCATGCCCCACCTCTTCCGCCATCCGTTTAAGATCATCCCAAACCGAAGGCGCCAGCGCTGCCGCCGCGTAAAACAGCATGTTGATATTGGAGAAGAAGGTCTTTTTAAGCTCTTCATCCTGCTGCAGATGCTCCACCAACACTTCATAGCCTTTAGGCACATTGAAGTAGAGGTTCGGCTTTATCTCTTTGATGTTTTTCAGCGTTTCTCCAATCAGGTTTGGCACCGGTTTGCCATTATCGATATACAGCGAACCGCCGTTGCGCAGCACCAGATTAAAGTTGTGGTTAGAACCAAAGGTGTGACTCCAGGGGAGCCAATCCAGAATTCGCGGAGCTTCCTGTTCAATAAACGGGTAATACTGCGCAATCATCTGCTGGTTGGAACACATCATTCGCTGGGTGACGACCGCAATTTTTGGCTTTCCGGTCGAACCCGATGTCAGCATATACTTGGCGTGGGTATCACCATCCAGTGTCTGAAACAGCGCTGACACCGCTTCCGTTGCCGGCGTTTCAATCAGTGACTGAAGCGTAATCGCATCAGAACCGGCATCCGACTTTTGCGAGGAGATAAACAGTTTAATCTGTTCACACCCCTGGATAGCCGGTGCAAACGCCGCCTCGTTTTCGGCATAAACCGCACAGGGTCTGAGTCGTTCAATCGTGCTGTGAAGCTGCTCATAGGTTTTCGCCACCAGCGAGTAGGCAACGGATACCGACGTCACAGGGATACCGATATGCATCGCTGCCATCATCATCAGTGCATGATCAACTGAGTTTCCAGACAGAATAACCAGTGGCCCTTTGCCAACCAGCCCAAGGTTAATCATCCCCTGTGCAATACTATGAACCTGATAGCGGAACTGGCGGTAAGTCAGTGTTCGCCAACCATCACCCTGGCGCTCAGCGAGAACAACCTGATCCGGGCGTTTTTCTGCCCAGGTCTCCAGCCAGTCCCCCACACAACGTTCATAATTTTCTAATGGTGTATTCGACTGAATAATAAATGAGCCGTCTTCACTCACCTGCATATCAACAGATGTTTTCGGCATCTGAGAAAAAATATCGGCACCCATAACAAACCTTCTTTTATATTTTTTATAATTGTTAAGTTACTTAACTATCCAGTTATCATTCCGCGATCAGATTAATCTCATCCAGCCCTTCAAAGCTGAAGGAATATTGTTTTCCAGGTATCAGATTAACCATCGGCGCCAGAGCGCCCGACAGAACGATCTGACCTTTGCGTATGGGTGTTCTGAGTTCTATCAGCTTTTTTGCCAGCCAATAAGCCGATAGCAGCGGGCTCCCCAGACAAGCTGATCCCCGTCCGCTGGCAACGCATTCATTATTGGAATGAATCGCCACCTCCAGTGCTTCAAAGTCCACACCCTTCGGTGAAAAGAAACGTTTCCCTGGCATATACAGAGCTGAAGAGGCATTGTCAGCAATGGTATCGACGATACCGATCTTCCAGTCCGCAACCACCGAATCAACAATCTCGATCACCGGGAAAAAGTAGTCGATCGCGGACAACAACTCCATAAAGGTCAGATTTTCTTTATCCAGATCCTCTTTAAAGCAGAAGCCAATTTCACCCTCGGCTTTGGGCGCGATCAGGCCACTGCAATCAACCGGCTGACCACTTAACACCTCCATATCAGAGAACAGCACACCGTAATCGGGCTGATCGACGCCCAGCTGTTGCTGCACCGCTTCAGAGGTGAGACCGATCTTGTAGCCGACGACTCGGCCGCCTTCATCGAGCCGGTGCTGATTAACAACCGACTGAATCTGATAGGCGTCATCGATGGTTAGCTGCGGAAAATCAGTGGATATAGGGCCAATTGCTGTTGCCGCTTTGCGCCCCTGAATAATGGATTCGGCAACCGCCCTGCACTGATCATTACTCATGCCAGATACCTGCCTGCAATCGCCTGAGACCGCTTCAGCGCATCCGTAAACTCACTGTAAAAGGTCTCAGTAATCCCGGCGGCGCTCACAACAGCCCTGGTACTACCAACCCCCTGCCCCGCAGACCAGACATCCTTCCAGGCTTTATTGGCTGTCGAAATATTGCCGGAGAAATCGATTTTGGCATCGTTGCTGGCATTAGGATCGATACCGGCTTTATCCAGGCTTGCCTGCATCCAGTTTGCCAGAACACCGCTCACCGCTTTGGTTTCCACAACACCTTCAATATCGGTATCCACCAGCATCTGCTTGTACTCATCACTGGCAAAGCTTTCAGTTGCTGCGATGTAACGGGTACCACTGGCAACAAAGTCTGCACCCGCCACCAGCATAGCTGCGACATCAGAACCATGGGATATGCAGCCGGCAATCCCCAGCGGCCCATCCCAGAACTGGCGTACTTCAGCGATAAAGGCGAGTGGATTGTAACGCCCCGTATGCCCCCCAGCCCCCTGAGTAACGAGAATCAGGCCATCAACACCGGCATCGACTGATTTCTTTGCCATACTCGGTGTAATAACGTCGGCATAGACTTTACCACCGTAGGATTTGACCACCTCCATCACCCGCTTCGGCGATCCCAGCGCGGTTGACACGATTGCTGGCTGATATTTTCGCACCAGTTCAATTTCAGCATCAAAACGATCATAGGAGGAGTGAACAATCATATTGAATAACCAGGGCAGTGACTGGCTATTCAGCTCACCATGCACCTGAGCCATCCATTCATTCAGGGTTTCAACTGTCCGGGCATTGGCTGCAGGTAAGCTGCCAATCACGCCACTCTTCGAGCTTGCTATTGCCAGTTCAGGTGATGAAACCAGAAACATCGGCGCCACTATAAGCGGCAGTTTCAGGCTACTAAACAGCTCTTTTTCTTGTTGTGTACTCATCGGGCTATCCAACCTCCATCACTGTGAATAACAGTTCCTGTGGTCATCGGGGACTGTTCATTTGAAGCCAGGAGGACATAAAGGGAGGCGTGATCCTCAGGACTTGCAATCTTTTTTAACGGTACTGCATTAGCAGCATTTTCATTAAAACCAGGGATATGATTCAGCGGCCGGGCCTTACTTGAGATACCTTCGACCGACTTCATCTCGGTATCAGTCGCACCGGGAGAGACACCGTTTACACGGATCTCTGGTGCAAGCTCATAGGCAAGCTGTTTAATCAGGCCAACCACCGCATGCTTGGATGCCACGTACAACACACCACCGCCACCGGGGTAAAAACCAGAATTAGAAACAGTCAACACGATGCAGCCATGGTTCTGCTTAAGCTGATCCATCGCGGCTTTCACACCGTTCATATACCCCAGAACATTGACCTGAAATAGCTTGTTGAAATTGGCCTCAAGCTTCTCTGGAGCAATACGGGAAAGCGGCGCAAAAAAGTCGAATAACGCAGCATTACCAACAAAGATATCGAGTTTACCAAAACGTTCAACCGCCAACTCCACCAGTTTGTGGTTATCGCTGTAGTTGGTGACATCACCGCAAACTGAACAGATTTCATCCGGATAGCGCGCCTGCAGCTGACCAAGCTTTTCCTGATTCAGGTCCAGTACCGCTACTTTAGCGCCCTCCCTGATGAACCGCTCTACAACGGCCCGGCCGATGCCCTCAGCACCACCAGAGATAAACGCGACTTTGTCTTTCAGAATCGTCATAAATCCCTCACAGGAAAGTATTGATATTCTTGCAACTCAGCGTCGCATTAGGCATCAGAATCAGACGCTTACGAATCTTGAAACTGTCTCCGCTTTTCACCAAAAGGTCACGGCGACGCCCAAAGATAACGT belongs to Amphritea atlantica and includes:
- a CDS encoding feruloyl-CoA synthase, with protein sequence MGADIFSQMPKTSVDMQVSEDGSFIIQSNTPLENYERCVGDWLETWAEKRPDQVVLAERQGDGWRTLTYRQFRYQVHSIAQGMINLGLVGKGPLVILSGNSVDHALMMMAAMHIGIPVTSVSVAYSLVAKTYEQLHSTIERLRPCAVYAENEAAFAPAIQGCEQIKLFISSQKSDAGSDAITLQSLIETPATEAVSALFQTLDGDTHAKYMLTSGSTGKPKIAVVTQRMMCSNQQMIAQYYPFIEQEAPRILDWLPWSHTFGSNHNFNLVLRNGGSLYIDNGKPVPNLIGETLKNIKEIKPNLYFNVPKGYEVLVEHLQQDEELKKTFFSNINMLFYAAAALAPSVWDDLKRMAEEVGHDVFFTTEWGATETAPAITNVHWRLDKPGNIGVPFPGVQIRFVPNGSKLEMRIKGPIVFEQYLNDPEATHAAFDELGFYCIGDAGKLKNSENPSEGILFDGRVSEDFKLSTGTWVCVASIRSRMYQNFGDLVSDGVVAGHNQDYLSLMVIPGPKMRQLAGDTEGRMSGHELFAVAEVRAALQASLERMSSSSKGSSQKVCKLLVLDELPHLELGEITDKGSLNQRKMLENRSDSVDEIYKSSSSELVLSII
- a CDS encoding 2-keto-4-pentenoate hydratase, yielding MSNDQCRAVAESIIQGRKAATAIGPISTDFPQLTIDDAYQIQSVVNQHRLDEGGRVVGYKIGLTSEAVQQQLGVDQPDYGVLFSDMEVLSGQPVDCSGLIAPKAEGEIGFCFKEDLDKENLTFMELLSAIDYFFPVIEIVDSVVADWKIGIVDTIADNASSALYMPGKRFFSPKGVDFEALEVAIHSNNECVASGRGSACLGSPLLSAYWLAKKLIELRTPIRKGQIVLSGALAPMVNLIPGKQYSFSFEGLDEINLIAE
- a CDS encoding nitronate monooxygenase, coding for MSTQQEKELFSSLKLPLIVAPMFLVSSPELAIASSKSGVIGSLPAANARTVETLNEWMAQVHGELNSQSLPWLFNMIVHSSYDRFDAEIELVRKYQPAIVSTALGSPKRVMEVVKSYGGKVYADVITPSMAKKSVDAGVDGLILVTQGAGGHTGRYNPLAFIAEVRQFWDGPLGIAGCISHGSDVAAMLVAGADFVASGTRYIAATESFASDEYKQMLVDTDIEGVVETKAVSGVLANWMQASLDKAGIDPNASNDAKIDFSGNISTANKAWKDVWSAGQGVGSTRAVVSAAGITETFYSEFTDALKRSQAIAGRYLA
- the hcaB gene encoding 3-(cis-5,6-dihydroxycyclohexa-1,3-dien-1-yl)propanoate dehydrogenase, whose translation is MTILKDKVAFISGGAEGIGRAVVERFIREGAKVAVLDLNQEKLGQLQARYPDEICSVCGDVTNYSDNHKLVELAVERFGKLDIFVGNAALFDFFAPLSRIAPEKLEANFNKLFQVNVLGYMNGVKAAMDQLKQNHGCIVLTVSNSGFYPGGGGVLYVASKHAVVGLIKQLAYELAPEIRVNGVSPGATDTEMKSVEGISSKARPLNHIPGFNENAANAVPLKKIASPEDHASLYVLLASNEQSPMTTGTVIHSDGGWIAR